A section of the Elizabethkingia anophelis R26 genome encodes:
- a CDS encoding aspartate-semialdehyde dehydrogenase, giving the protein MKIAVVGATGMVGQVMLKVLEERNLPITELIPVASERSVGKKITFKGQEYAIVSMQEAIDRKPEIALFSAGGETSKQFAPKFAEAGTTVIDNSSAWRMEVDKKLVVPEINANVLTKEDKIIANPNCSTIQLVMVLAPLNKKYDIRRVIVSTYQSVTGTGKDAVDQLNAEIKGENPQMVYPYQIFKNALPHCDVFADDDYTKEEIKLMKEPKKIMGDDTFSLTATAVRVPVQGGHSESVNIEFENEFDLQEVRQILSETPGVVVLDDVQNKVYPMPLEAEGKDEVFVGRIRRDLSQPKTLNLWIVADNLRKGAATNAVQIAEYLVANELV; this is encoded by the coding sequence ATGAAAATCGCTGTTGTCGGCGCAACCGGGATGGTTGGCCAGGTTATGTTGAAGGTTTTGGAAGAAAGGAATCTTCCGATAACTGAATTGATTCCTGTAGCATCTGAAAGATCTGTAGGAAAGAAAATTACATTCAAAGGTCAGGAATATGCTATTGTAAGCATGCAGGAGGCTATTGACCGAAAACCTGAGATCGCTCTGTTTTCTGCAGGGGGAGAAACATCCAAACAGTTTGCACCTAAGTTTGCTGAGGCAGGCACAACAGTAATTGACAATTCTTCTGCATGGAGAATGGAAGTTGATAAAAAATTAGTTGTTCCGGAAATCAATGCTAATGTATTAACGAAAGAAGACAAAATCATCGCTAATCCTAACTGTTCTACAATTCAGTTAGTAATGGTATTAGCTCCATTGAATAAGAAATACGATATCAGAAGGGTTATCGTATCTACTTATCAATCTGTAACCGGAACTGGTAAAGATGCTGTAGACCAGCTAAATGCTGAAATTAAAGGTGAAAACCCACAAATGGTATACCCTTACCAAATTTTTAAAAATGCTTTACCTCATTGTGATGTATTCGCAGATGACGATTACACTAAAGAGGAAATCAAATTAATGAAAGAGCCTAAGAAAATTATGGGTGACGATACTTTCAGCCTTACAGCTACTGCAGTAAGAGTACCGGTACAAGGCGGACACTCTGAAAGTGTAAATATCGAGTTCGAAAACGAATTCGATCTTCAGGAAGTTCGTCAGATTCTTTCAGAAACTCCAGGAGTTGTTGTATTAGACGATGTACAAAACAAAGTTTATCCAATGCCTTTGGAAGCTGAAGGAAAAGATGAAGTTTTCGTAGGAAGAATAAGAAGAGACCTTTCTCAGCCAAAAACGCTAAATCTGTGGATTGTTGCAGACAATCTCAGAAAAGGCGCAGCTACCAACGCTGTACAAATAGCAGAATATCTGGTGGCAAACGAACTAGTATAA
- a CDS encoding cation diffusion facilitator family transporter has translation MKEETVNKDISKLAFQRAIAFAGIILFIGKLVAWQLTNSDAVFSDAMESIVNIVSAFLGLYSLYLAAKPKDKEHPYGHGKVEFITSGVEGLLIIIAGILIIVQSSNSLIKGNHVKDLDWGIIIVLITGLINYGLGWYSLIKGKRENSLVLIASGKHLQSDTITTLGVVISLVIVHFTHWYWIDSVVALIFGSYIIFIGYQIVRKALSGIMDETDDKLLKEITAILLANRQPQWIDIHNMKIQQYGANLHIDAHITLPWYYSLRDAHNEMEKVLILLAKNLDRQIEFNFHMDDCKPISCSVCQLSNCPVREFPFEKKIEWTIKNISQVQKHTV, from the coding sequence ATGAAAGAGGAGACAGTCAATAAAGATATAAGTAAGCTTGCTTTTCAGCGGGCTATTGCTTTTGCCGGAATTATATTATTCATAGGCAAACTGGTTGCCTGGCAACTAACAAACTCAGACGCCGTATTTTCCGACGCCATGGAAAGTATCGTTAATATCGTGAGTGCATTTTTAGGTCTGTACTCATTATATTTAGCAGCAAAACCCAAGGATAAAGAGCATCCTTACGGACATGGAAAAGTCGAATTTATTACTTCCGGTGTGGAGGGGCTGCTCATTATTATTGCTGGCATATTAATTATTGTCCAATCCAGTAATAGCCTGATTAAAGGAAATCATGTAAAGGATCTTGACTGGGGAATTATCATAGTACTTATAACCGGACTTATCAATTATGGCCTTGGCTGGTATTCTCTGATAAAAGGAAAAAGAGAAAATTCTCTGGTACTTATTGCTTCCGGAAAACATTTACAGTCTGATACAATTACAACACTGGGAGTTGTGATAAGTTTAGTTATTGTACACTTTACACATTGGTATTGGATAGATAGTGTTGTAGCACTAATATTTGGTTCTTATATTATTTTTATTGGTTATCAGATCGTTCGCAAAGCACTGAGCGGAATTATGGATGAAACTGATGATAAACTTCTGAAAGAAATCACCGCGATATTACTGGCTAACCGGCAACCACAATGGATAGATATTCATAATATGAAAATTCAGCAATATGGAGCCAATCTTCATATTGATGCTCATATTACTTTGCCATGGTATTATAGTCTGAGAGATGCTCATAATGAAATGGAAAAAGTTCTTATCTTACTCGCAAAAAATCTGGATCGCCAGATAGAGTTTAATTTCCATATGGACGACTGTAAGCCTATCTCTTGCTCAGTATGCCAACTAAGCAATTGTCCTGTCCGTGAATTTCCATTTGAGAAAAAAATTGAATGGACTATTAAAAACATCAGCCAGGTACAAAAACATACTGTCTAA
- a CDS encoding DUF6702 family protein: MKKLFGILGTLSLLIFAFSFVEFHSSMTKADYNEANGVLKFTTKMNASDLEQALKMDSKSGSFDNAAKNYVNSNFSASVNGAPIRLTYTGSQVNGEAVWVYFEASGIGSISTIKIKNTILLNEFSNQMNLVTVAYKGKQKTMTFQRGKEVNEAAF, translated from the coding sequence ATGAAAAAGTTATTTGGAATACTAGGAACATTATCATTGTTAATTTTTGCATTTAGTTTTGTGGAATTCCATTCTTCTATGACCAAAGCAGATTATAATGAAGCGAACGGAGTTCTGAAGTTTACTACTAAAATGAATGCATCGGATTTGGAGCAAGCTCTTAAAATGGATTCTAAAAGTGGTAGTTTCGATAATGCTGCTAAAAACTATGTAAATTCTAATTTTAGCGCAAGTGTAAACGGTGCACCAATCAGACTTACTTATACAGGAAGCCAGGTAAATGGTGAAGCGGTATGGGTATATTTTGAGGCCTCAGGTATAGGGAGCATTAGTACAATAAAGATTAAAAATACAATACTTCTGAATGAGTTTTCTAACCAGATGAATCTGGTAACTGTTGCTTACAAAGGCAAACAGAAAACAATGACCTTCCAGAGAGGTAAAGAAGTAAATGAAGCTGCTTTCTAA
- a CDS encoding nucleotidyltransferase family protein, with protein sequence MKALLFAAGKGTRLKPFTDAHPKALAKVNGITLLERNINYLQSFGINNFVINIHHFGEQIVDFLKEKDNFGAHIEISDESELLLETGGGLMFARSLLEQEEFFLIMNVDILTDLNITEFINFHKEHDDFVTLAVSDRESSRKLLFDDSMILKGWMNTNTGEQKLAEFNKGFRPLAFSGIHCINSQIFDMIKRTGKFSIMEEYLDFMMTERINGYLHDAYLVDVGKPESILLAEEYFK encoded by the coding sequence ATGAAAGCGCTACTTTTTGCAGCAGGGAAAGGCACACGTCTAAAGCCTTTTACAGACGCCCACCCGAAAGCTTTGGCGAAGGTTAACGGAATTACATTATTAGAACGTAATATCAATTACCTTCAGTCTTTTGGCATTAATAATTTTGTCATCAATATTCATCATTTCGGAGAGCAAATTGTCGATTTTCTGAAAGAAAAAGATAACTTCGGAGCTCATATAGAAATATCTGATGAAAGTGAGCTATTATTAGAAACCGGAGGTGGCTTAATGTTTGCAAGATCACTTCTGGAGCAGGAAGAATTTTTCCTCATTATGAACGTGGACATCTTAACTGATCTGAATATCACTGAGTTTATTAACTTCCATAAAGAGCACGATGATTTTGTTACGCTTGCTGTTTCGGACAGAGAAAGTAGCAGAAAATTACTTTTTGATGATTCGATGATATTAAAAGGTTGGATGAACACCAATACCGGAGAACAAAAACTTGCTGAATTCAACAAAGGCTTCCGCCCCTTAGCATTTAGCGGCATTCATTGTATTAATTCTCAAATTTTTGACATGATCAAACGTACCGGTAAATTTTCTATTATGGAAGAATATCTGGATTTTATGATGACTGAAAGAATTAATGGCTACCTGCACGATGCTTATCTTGTGGATGTTGGGAAACCAGAAAGTATTCTGCTCGCAGAAGAATATTTTAAATAA
- a CDS encoding aminoglycoside phosphotransferase family protein, with the protein MREELFQKFLEDYFGHSDFTITPLQQSGSARQNLIVETYDNKYILTFNEKIDENESFFYLTNAFLNLQLRVPEIYAINTERNLYLQQYVGSNTLSEVITKEGHSERVKNLVGKTIKALSNFQQKTSGNIDFSHAYEYEAYDSFPITHDLYYFKNFLVDILEIDYHKGKILKEFQHISDKVQSLQPHTVMMRDFQARNIMVDDEDEIYFIDYQAAMLGPATYDLVSFLFQAKANFSTEWKNEFLTEYLALNKDSFSEDSFKEAVNYCKLMRFLQVLGAYGFRGLIQRKKHFIESISRGIENITNLSENWTELQKYPELQKVIAQLSKPIINQKIIELSNH; encoded by the coding sequence ATGCGAGAAGAACTATTTCAGAAATTTTTAGAAGATTACTTTGGACATTCGGACTTTACAATAACCCCTCTGCAACAGAGTGGCTCTGCCCGCCAGAATCTAATTGTTGAAACATATGACAATAAGTATATCCTTACTTTCAACGAAAAAATTGATGAAAATGAGAGTTTCTTCTATCTGACAAATGCTTTTCTCAATTTACAGCTTCGAGTACCGGAAATTTATGCAATCAACACGGAACGAAACCTTTATCTTCAACAATATGTTGGTTCCAACACTTTATCCGAAGTTATCACAAAAGAGGGACACAGCGAAAGGGTAAAGAATTTAGTTGGTAAGACAATTAAAGCATTAAGCAATTTTCAACAGAAAACATCAGGAAACATAGACTTCTCACATGCTTACGAATATGAAGCCTATGATAGCTTTCCTATAACCCATGATCTTTATTACTTCAAAAACTTCTTGGTTGATATACTAGAAATCGACTACCATAAAGGAAAAATATTAAAGGAGTTCCAACACATTTCTGACAAAGTTCAGTCACTTCAGCCACACACGGTTATGATGCGGGATTTTCAGGCCAGGAATATTATGGTCGATGATGAGGATGAAATTTATTTTATCGATTACCAGGCAGCAATGCTTGGTCCAGCCACTTATGACCTCGTTTCATTTCTTTTTCAGGCCAAAGCAAACTTTTCTACAGAATGGAAAAATGAGTTTCTTACCGAATATTTAGCTTTGAACAAAGATTCCTTTTCTGAAGATTCTTTCAAAGAGGCTGTAAACTACTGCAAACTCATGCGTTTCCTTCAGGTATTAGGAGCATATGGTTTCCGTGGCCTTATTCAACGGAAAAAACACTTTATAGAGAGTATTTCTCGTGGAATAGAAAACATTACTAATCTTTCCGAGAATTGGACAGAACTTCAAAAATATCCGGAATTACAAAAAGTTATTGCGCAACTTTCAAAACCTATTATAAATCAAAAAATTATTGAGTTATCTAACCATTAA
- a CDS encoding GxxExxY protein has product MITKKDITMLSYNVLGCAIKVHKNLGPGLLESIYEKCLKYELERSGYDIKQQVLASIIYDDLCFDTELKLDLLVNNLICVELKTVDEIKPVHQAQLLSYMKILQKPQGLLINFYTDNITKSAIPMVNEYFMALPD; this is encoded by the coding sequence ATGATAACAAAAAAAGATATAACGATGCTCTCTTACAATGTCCTCGGTTGTGCAATCAAGGTACATAAAAATTTGGGGCCTGGTTTATTGGAAAGCATCTATGAAAAATGTCTGAAATACGAATTGGAAAGAAGCGGATATGATATCAAGCAACAAGTCTTAGCTTCTATTATTTATGATGATTTATGTTTTGATACAGAATTAAAATTAGATTTACTGGTAAATAATCTAATTTGTGTTGAATTAAAAACTGTTGATGAGATTAAGCCTGTACACCAGGCACAATTGCTTTCTTATATGAAAATCCTTCAAAAGCCTCAGGGACTACTCATTAATTTTTATACAGATAATATAACAAAATCAGCAATCCCAATGGTTAATGAATATTTCATGGCATTGCCTGATTAA
- a CDS encoding LOG family protein: MKKKDTPKNDIILDERVRESFRQKTWDEKLTKDSWMVFKIMAEFVSGFEKMTEIGPCVSIFGSARLKEDHKYYQMATEIAEKITELGFGVITGGGPGIMEAGNRGAHGHGKSIGLNIDLPFEQHFNPYIDDGYNMDYDYFFVRKVMFVKYSQGFIVMPGGFGTLDELMEALTLIQTNKIGRFPIVLVGSEFWSGLIDWFKSSLLKNGLISEEDLNLYRIVDNADDAVAHIKAFYEKYAISVNF; this comes from the coding sequence ATGAAAAAGAAAGATACACCTAAAAATGATATTATTTTAGACGAAAGAGTAAGAGAAAGTTTTCGCCAGAAAACATGGGATGAAAAACTAACCAAAGACAGTTGGATGGTTTTTAAAATCATGGCTGAGTTTGTTTCCGGATTCGAAAAGATGACAGAAATAGGTCCGTGCGTTTCCATCTTTGGCTCTGCAAGACTAAAAGAAGATCATAAATATTATCAGATGGCAACTGAAATTGCTGAAAAAATAACCGAACTAGGCTTTGGTGTTATTACTGGTGGCGGTCCCGGAATTATGGAAGCTGGAAATCGCGGTGCACACGGACACGGAAAATCTATCGGGCTGAATATAGACCTGCCTTTTGAGCAACATTTTAATCCATATATTGATGATGGTTACAATATGGACTACGATTATTTCTTTGTAAGAAAGGTAATGTTTGTAAAATATTCTCAGGGATTCATTGTAATGCCCGGAGGATTCGGAACCCTGGACGAACTAATGGAAGCCCTTACCCTGATTCAGACTAATAAAATAGGGCGTTTCCCTATTGTATTGGTAGGAAGTGAATTCTGGAGTGGTTTAATAGACTGGTTTAAAAGTTCATTACTTAAAAATGGTCTTATTTCTGAAGAAGATTTAAACCTTTACAGAATAGTTGATAACGCAGACGATGCTGTTGCCCATATTAAGGCATTCTATGAAAAATATGCAATTAGTGTTAATTTTTAG
- a CDS encoding RapZ C-terminal domain-containing protein, which translates to MLNIEIHSFSYKKGGIPKDNSGNGGGFVFDCRGILNPGRIEEYKQQTGNDIPVQEYLEEKTKIQDFLNSVFSIVSINIDDYLARGFENLQINFGCTGGQHRSVYSAIKTAAFIREKYPQVNVILHHDEQTQLN; encoded by the coding sequence ATGTTAAATATCGAAATTCATAGTTTCTCATATAAAAAAGGAGGTATCCCGAAAGACAATTCCGGTAACGGAGGTGGTTTCGTATTCGATTGCCGCGGAATACTGAATCCGGGTAGAATTGAAGAATACAAACAACAAACCGGAAACGATATCCCTGTACAGGAATATTTAGAAGAAAAGACCAAGATTCAGGATTTTCTGAATTCAGTTTTCAGCATTGTTTCTATTAATATCGATGATTACCTGGCTCGTGGATTCGAGAATCTACAGATAAACTTCGGTTGCACTGGCGGACAGCACAGATCCGTATATTCAGCAATAAAAACAGCTGCTTTTATCCGTGAAAAATACCCACAGGTAAATGTTATTCTGCACCATGATGAGCAAACTCAACTGAATTAA
- a CDS encoding carboxypeptidase-like regulatory domain-containing protein, whose amino-acid sequence MIKKLSLLSLFTLLPASFYYAQTTAFAYIKDTAGKPVESADVSMKGSSYSVTADKIGYFQFVGLKPGHYQITVSKPPFDSQIVEFDVEEGKKRQDLGVIKLSTNFNDIDQGFTILDDSDQSDELNNQSTVGLLQSSRDVFSSIAAFDLGFYWFRPRGIDTRLGENMINGVSTARPDTGMVDFSTWGGLNEITRYPEIALNHSPSEYGFGGVGSVFYKNTKASDYRKGSQLTYSLTNRNYNNRLSYRFSSGMNKKGWAFTGMIARRWAQEGIQDGTFYDAISGYLGVEKKFSDKHTVTLNAIGSDYRRSTSSPNTQEVYDYRGIHYNAYWGWQDGEKRSERVKTGFLPMIQLTDYWKINKKSELWTTVSYQFGKEKSARLDWYKANNPSPTYYRNLPSFYAPGSKFANPERYAELLDSWQNDDQRYTQLDWDSFYRKNSGNYEKEYGGNRAIYFLENDVKNNKIWNFATHYINNLSDKVKLVLNLSYQNYYSEQYREVKDLLGADFALNLDPFAKDAKGRNFNTLDNNVTKRVGDKIGYDYIYRRQDINFNPGLKFSTGKFDAFISALVGYSTNSREGLFSHYLYDNSYGESGAQNFWNFGMKGQLTYKLNGRMFFVYNGAYYSQSPFLNDIFINPRANNTVAPNIRSTVIDANDLSYIISAPNFKLRLTGYITNSQNDTEIQRYFADGISFNTLDAQGQEIEGDNRAMVTQVLSNVNKRNMGVEMGIQVKITPTLTASGLASIGQYTYTNNPKLYFASDAMGTFFDYNNKGELERRDYRDLGESYLKNYKQGGTPQQAFSVGLRYSSPKYWWISGNWNYFRDSYLDPAPATRTNSFIYNPNTPGVPYDGVTEAELRRVLKQVKLPEAFFFNASAGKSWIIGKYYFVISATVNNILNSHKYITGGFEQTRNINYKNYVEGFNQENPSFAPKYFYSQGRSYFFNVQFRF is encoded by the coding sequence ATGATTAAAAAGCTATCATTGCTGTCATTGTTTACATTGCTACCGGCATCTTTTTACTACGCACAAACTACTGCTTTTGCGTATATTAAAGATACTGCGGGGAAACCTGTAGAGAGTGCGGATGTAAGCATGAAAGGATCATCGTATAGTGTAACAGCTGACAAAATTGGATATTTCCAGTTTGTAGGTCTGAAGCCGGGACACTATCAGATTACGGTTTCAAAACCTCCTTTTGACTCTCAGATTGTAGAATTTGACGTAGAAGAAGGTAAAAAGAGACAGGATTTAGGTGTCATCAAATTATCTACAAACTTTAATGATATAGATCAGGGATTTACTATTCTCGATGACAGCGACCAGTCTGATGAACTCAATAACCAGTCAACAGTTGGTTTACTACAATCATCGAGAGATGTGTTTAGTAGTATCGCAGCATTTGATCTTGGATTTTACTGGTTCCGCCCGAGGGGGATAGATACAAGGTTAGGTGAAAATATGATTAATGGTGTTTCTACTGCACGTCCGGATACAGGAATGGTAGATTTCAGTACATGGGGTGGACTTAATGAAATTACACGTTATCCGGAAATTGCCCTGAATCATAGTCCATCTGAATATGGATTTGGTGGTGTTGGATCTGTATTTTATAAAAATACGAAGGCAAGTGACTATCGTAAAGGAAGCCAGTTAACTTATTCCCTGACCAACCGTAATTATAATAACCGACTATCATACAGATTCTCTTCCGGAATGAATAAGAAAGGATGGGCATTTACAGGTATGATTGCCAGAAGATGGGCACAAGAAGGTATACAGGACGGGACTTTCTATGATGCGATTAGTGGCTATCTGGGAGTTGAAAAGAAATTTAGTGACAAACATACCGTTACACTTAACGCAATAGGTTCCGACTACAGAAGGAGCACATCCAGCCCAAATACTCAGGAAGTATATGATTACAGAGGTATTCATTATAATGCTTACTGGGGTTGGCAGGATGGTGAAAAACGTAGTGAAAGAGTAAAAACAGGATTCCTGCCTATGATCCAGTTAACGGATTACTGGAAAATTAATAAGAAATCTGAATTATGGACTACTGTTTCTTACCAGTTTGGAAAAGAGAAAAGTGCCAGATTAGACTGGTATAAAGCCAATAATCCTTCGCCGACTTATTACAGGAATTTACCTAGTTTCTATGCACCAGGAAGTAAATTTGCGAATCCTGAGAGATATGCAGAACTACTGGATTCATGGCAGAATGATGATCAAAGATATACTCAGTTAGACTGGGATAGCTTCTACCGTAAGAATTCCGGGAATTATGAGAAGGAATACGGAGGGAATAGGGCAATTTATTTTCTGGAAAACGATGTGAAGAATAACAAAATCTGGAATTTTGCTACACATTATATCAATAACCTGAGTGATAAAGTAAAACTTGTTTTAAACCTGTCTTACCAGAATTATTATTCAGAACAGTACAGAGAAGTTAAAGATCTTTTAGGTGCAGATTTTGCACTTAACCTGGATCCTTTTGCGAAAGATGCAAAAGGCAGAAATTTTAATACTCTGGACAATAATGTTACTAAAAGAGTAGGAGATAAGATTGGCTATGACTATATCTATAGACGTCAGGATATTAATTTTAATCCAGGATTAAAATTCTCTACAGGAAAGTTTGATGCATTTATATCTGCTTTAGTAGGTTATTCAACCAACAGCAGAGAAGGCTTGTTCAGTCACTATCTTTATGATAACTCATACGGAGAAAGTGGAGCACAGAACTTCTGGAATTTCGGAATGAAAGGACAGTTGACCTATAAATTGAATGGAAGAATGTTCTTTGTTTATAACGGGGCATATTATTCTCAGTCTCCTTTCCTTAATGATATCTTTATTAATCCACGAGCGAATAATACTGTTGCACCAAATATCAGAAGCACAGTTATAGATGCTAATGATCTTAGCTATATTATTTCTGCTCCAAATTTCAAATTGAGACTTACCGGATATATTACCAATAGTCAAAATGATACCGAAATACAAAGGTATTTTGCCGATGGTATATCTTTCAATACTTTGGATGCTCAAGGGCAAGAAATTGAAGGAGATAACAGAGCAATGGTTACTCAGGTTCTTTCTAATGTAAATAAAAGAAACATGGGTGTTGAAATGGGGATTCAGGTAAAAATTACCCCAACTTTAACAGCCAGTGGTTTAGCAAGTATTGGTCAGTATACTTATACAAATAATCCAAAACTTTACTTTGCATCCGATGCAATGGGAACTTTCTTTGATTATAATAATAAAGGAGAGCTTGAAAGAAGAGATTACAGGGATTTAGGTGAATCTTATTTAAAGAATTACAAACAAGGAGGCACACCACAACAGGCATTTTCAGTAGGTTTAAGATACAGCAGTCCAAAATACTGGTGGATAAGTGGTAACTGGAACTATTTCCGTGATTCTTATCTGGATCCAGCTCCGGCAACGAGAACAAACTCATTCATTTATAATCCTAATACACCGGGTGTACCTTATGATGGTGTTACAGAAGCGGAGTTAAGAAGAGTTCTGAAGCAGGTGAAATTACCTGAAGCATTTTTCTTCAACGCAAGTGCAGGGAAATCCTGGATTATAGGGAAATATTATTTTGTAATTTCTGCAACTGTTAATAATATTCTGAATAGCCATAAGTACATTACTGGTGGTTTTGAACAAACCAGAAATATTAATTATAAGAATTATGTTGAAGGCTTTAATCAGGAAAATCCAAGCTTTGCACCAAAGTATTTTTATTCACAGGGAAGGTCTTATTTCTTCAATGTTCAGTTCCGTTTCTAA
- a CDS encoding DUF5689 domain-containing protein: protein MINKIYFKTICAVAVLTVLNSCVKSDDYSVPPITCTDKFPATNHALSDLNALAKANPAESDIIKEDYIVEAYVSSNDQSGNIYKAIFVQDKPQNPTQGIEIDVDEGNQYANFPEGSKIRINLKGLVVQGVNNNIKIGPYDPNYPVGRINPRRIPNHIARSCGESGPVVAKMVPLEFNSISEAIKDGAHANQLVKINQVQFEDAELTKTFADPDRTSDRYITDKKSNRLDLRFSNYASFSTTPISPNYAKSGSIVVILSRYTNQFNNNITEQAYIRNLTDISFTKDRFEPGVPEAPSASATVLFKGADFENWNDFIASINPNFGLLYSKQGKGNGYNGGDALQIDATPSKNDFVFTALSNTTIPANPKRITFYIKGTAASKSLSFNVYKEGGSSYSAFNLGTFKNGAMLDSAQTNSYTGSIDTGGQWRLVELSLEGIDINRTPGKSLFAIKVGSNSAYNLLIDNIKIE from the coding sequence ATGATTAATAAAATATATTTTAAAACAATTTGCGCTGTAGCAGTTTTAACTGTTCTTAATTCGTGTGTGAAAAGTGACGATTATTCAGTACCACCTATTACGTGTACAGACAAATTTCCTGCGACTAATCATGCACTGTCAGATCTTAATGCATTAGCTAAAGCAAATCCTGCTGAATCAGATATTATTAAAGAAGATTATATTGTGGAAGCTTATGTGTCTTCAAATGATCAGAGTGGAAATATTTATAAAGCTATTTTTGTTCAGGATAAACCTCAAAATCCTACTCAGGGGATTGAAATTGATGTTGATGAAGGAAATCAGTATGCAAACTTTCCTGAAGGGTCTAAAATCAGAATTAATCTAAAAGGATTAGTGGTACAGGGGGTAAACAATAATATAAAAATAGGTCCTTATGATCCAAATTATCCTGTCGGAAGAATAAATCCGAGAAGAATACCAAATCATATTGCAAGATCTTGTGGAGAAAGTGGACCTGTTGTTGCTAAAATGGTTCCTTTAGAATTTAATTCAATTAGTGAAGCTATAAAAGATGGTGCACATGCAAATCAATTGGTGAAAATTAATCAGGTACAGTTTGAAGATGCTGAACTTACTAAGACATTTGCCGATCCGGACAGAACATCGGATCGCTATATTACAGATAAAAAGTCGAATAGACTTGATCTTAGATTTAGTAATTATGCGTCTTTCTCTACTACACCAATTTCTCCAAATTACGCTAAAAGTGGTAGTATAGTAGTTATTCTTAGTCGCTACACCAATCAGTTTAACAATAATATTACAGAACAGGCTTATATAAGAAATCTTACAGATATTAGTTTTACTAAGGACAGATTTGAACCTGGAGTTCCTGAAGCTCCTTCTGCGTCTGCTACTGTTCTTTTTAAAGGTGCTGATTTTGAGAATTGGAATGATTTCATTGCTTCTATTAACCCGAATTTCGGATTATTGTATTCAAAGCAGGGGAAAGGAAATGGGTATAACGGAGGAGATGCTCTTCAGATTGATGCTACACCATCGAAGAATGATTTTGTGTTTACAGCATTAAGTAATACTACAATACCTGCAAACCCTAAACGTATTACGTTCTATATTAAAGGAACAGCAGCTAGTAAATCATTATCATTCAATGTTTACAAGGAAGGCGGATCTTCTTATTCTGCGTTTAATCTTGGAACATTCAAAAACGGAGCAATGCTGGATTCTGCTCAGACCAATTCTTATACAGGATCTATTGATACAGGTGGTCAGTGGAGACTGGTAGAATTATCTTTGGAAGGCATTGATATTAACAGAACACCAGGAAAAAGTTTATTTGCTATAAAAGTTGGAAGCAACTCTGCTTATAACCTTCTTATAGATAATATTAAAATAGAATAA